In the Caballeronia sp. NK8 genome, GATCGCGCGCAGGCGTGGGCGAACGCGCATGGCGGCCAGGTGCTCGATTTCGCCGCCGTACGCCAGCCGACCGCGCTCGCCAACCGCTGAGGCGAACATGGCGACGCTCGCATACTCCACTCCATCGCTCCTGCGTTCACGTGGCGCGCGTGCCGGCGTGCAGTGGGCGTCGCTCGCGCTGTGCCTCGTGCTCTGGCATCTCGCGACGACCCAGCGCTGGAATCTCGGCATCGTCACCTTCGAGAACGTGCCGACGCCCGCCGATACGCTCGCGGCCATCGTCGAACTCGCGCATTCGCCCAAGCTGCTGTCGGATCTCGCGAGCAGCGTGCGACGCATCGCGGCGGGTTATTTCGCGGCGGCTGTCGGCGGCGTCGTGCTCGGGCTCGCCATCGGCCGTTCGCAATGGGCGCGTCTCGCGCTGCTCACCCCGCTCGAAGTCTTGCGGCCGATTCCCGCCGTCGCGTGGATACCCCTGGCCATCCTGATGTTTCCATCTTCCGAAATGTCGATGATCTACATCACCTTCACCGGCGCATTCTTTCCGATCCTGCTCGGCACGATCCACGGCGTCGAAGGCGTCGAGCCGCGCCTCGTGTCGTCCGCGCGCAGTCTCGGCGCGAGCCAGCGCGTGATTCTGCGCGAAGTGATCCTGCCGGGCGCCGCGCCCGCGATCGTCACCGGGCTCGCGATCGGCATGGGCACGTCCTGGTTCTGCCTCGTCACCGCCGAGATGATCTCGGGTCAATTCGGCATCGGCTATTACACGTGGCAGTCGTACACGGTGCAGCGTTATCCCGATGTGGTCGTCGGCATGTTGCTGATCGGCCTGCTCGGCATGGGCAGCAGCGCGCTCGTGCGTATCGCCGGCAACCGGCTCACGCCGTGGCTCGCCACTGGGAGCCGCCGATGAGCGCGGGCCGCATCCAACTCGAAGCGCTCGCCATCACGCTGGGCGAAGGCGAGAACGCCTTCACCGCCGTGCGCGACGTGAGCGCGGTCATCGAAGCGGGCGAGTTCGTCTGCATACTCGGGCCGTCGGGCTGCGGCAAGTCGACCTTGCTGGCCGCGCTGGCGGGACACGTCGGCGCGCACGCGGGACGCGCGACGCTCGACGGCAAGCCGATCGACGGACCGCATCCCGAGCGCGGCATGGTATTTCAGCAGCACACGCTGCTGCCGTGGCGCAAGACGCTCGACAACGTCGCCTTCGGCCTGAAGATGCGCGGCGTGGGCAAGCGCGAGCGGCATCGTCGCGCGCAGGCGCTGCTCGATCGCGTCGGGCTCGGCGCGTTCGCGGATCGCTATCCCGCGCAACTGTCGGGCGGCATGCAGCAACGCGCGGAGATCGCGCGCGCGATGCTCAACGAACCGCGCGTCCTGCTGATGGACGAACCCTTCGGCGCGCTCGATGCGCAAACACGCGCACTGATGCAGTCGCTCCTGCTCGATGTATGGAGCGAGCGGCGGCCGACTGTCGTGTTCGTCACGCATGACATCGACGAAGCGCTGTTTCTCGCCGACCGCATTCTCGTGATGAGCCACAGCCCCGGCACGATGCTCGAAGAACTGCGCGTGCCGTTCGCGCGGCCGCGCGAGCGCGACCTCGTCACCGAGCCGGCGTTCGTCGCGCTGAAGCGCCGCTGCCTCGCGCTGCTTCGCCATCCGCATGCGGGCGCACCCGTCACGTCGAGCGACGCGCCCGCGCGCATCGACATCTCACACTCGGTTTTTTCATGACGCATACCAATCCTCTCTTCGATCCAGTCACCGACGACGCCCTCGCCGCGCGTTTCACCGATGCCGACGCCGCCGTGCGACGCCTCGCCGTCATCGAAGCCGCCGACCTCGAAGAAGAAGCGTGGCTGCCCGCGATCGCAGATGCGTTGCGTCACGACGCGGATGCCGCCGTGCGTCGGACGGCGGCGCAACGTCTCGGCGCATGGGATACGGATGAAGCCGTCGATGCGCTGTGCGCCGCGCTGGCCGATAGCGACACGGGCACGCGCGAAGCCGCCGCCGACAGTCTGTCCGCGTTGAAGGACCCCGTTGCGGGCGAACGTCTGCTGCCGCATCTCGCGAGTGCCAGTGCCGATGCGTTCACGCGCGCGGCCCTGCTGCGCGCATTGCGCGAATTGCGCCTGCCGAAGGCGGCGCAGCCCGCGCTCGCGGCTTTGTCGGATGCGGCGGCTCTCGTGAGGCGCGAGGCGGTCGGCGTGCTCGGCTGGCTGCGTCATGCGAGCGCGCTGCCGCAACTGACGCAGCTCGCACGCGCCGATACGTCGGTCGACGTGCGTCATGCCGCGGTCGGCGCGCTCGGCTTCGCGACCGACGACAGCGTGCTCGATACGTTGAAGCACGCGCTATCGGATGATGAATGGCGCGTGCGCGAAGAGGCGGCCGCCACGCTCGGCAAGCTGCGCCTGGTTGCCGCGCGGGATGCGCTCGAACGCGCGCTCGCGGACGATTACTGGCAGGTGACGTTGCAGGCGGCGCGTGCGCTCGGTCGTCTGCGCGATGTCGCGAGCACGCACGCGGTTGCCGAATTGCTGACCTTTCCGATCAGCAACGTCCGCAAGGAGGCCGCGCTCGCGCTTGGCGAACTTGGTAATCGCGACGCGCTCGACGTTCTTGAGGCCGCGCTCGGCGATGGAGATCCGGAAGTGCGCAAGGCTGCGCGGATTGCGATTGCGCAGATCGGTGAGCGGCATGGCTCGCGTGGCGATTGAGCGTGTTAGGGACTTTCGTTTCGGTTCGCCTAGTGGTCGCCGGATCCCGTTTTCGTGTCGGTCTATTAGCACTGCCCCTGTGCGGGGCGGCAGTCACTTTCTTTGCTGCTGCAAAGAAAGTAACCAAAGAAAGCAGCTCGAGACGCCCGCGGTCACACGCAATTTGGGTGTTCTTCTCGTTGTTCGTGGCCTCTGTAGCGAGTGCCCTCACAGGCCACCTCGGGCTTGGACCGCGCACGGTCTGACACATCGCACCACATAACACACTGGTTCAGCACCAAATAGCTCCGGCCCGCTTCGCGGCCGATGGGTCAATCGGGTCCGCGGGTGCTTCTGCGTATCCTTTTTCTCGCCGGTTTCCCTTGCTTACCCCACGGCAGCGCGTAGCGCTGTGCCGGAACTCTTTCGTGCTGAACCAGTGTCCCTGGGGAACTAGCTCGGCAGATCGTGCGCGGTCCAAGCCCGGTTAGGCCTACGAGGGCACTCGCTACTGAGCCCACGAACAACGAGAATAGTGGCCAAATTGCGTGTGACCGCGGGCGGCTCGAGCTGCTTTCTTTGGTTACTTTCTTTGCAGCAGCAAAGAAAGTGACTGCCGCCCCGCACAGGGGCAGTGCTAATAGACCGACGCGAAAACAGGATTCCATAGAAGCCCAGGCAAACAAAAAAAGCCCGAGCATCAAGCTAATGACTGATCATCCAAGGCCGCCCCGCCGGCGACTTCATCGCAGACCGCGCGGCATCGCCCGATGAGCCCACTTTCGGCTTGCAACACGCACATGAAGGTCCATGCCGATACCCAAGACTCTTCGAACTCGTCGGCGCATGCGCGCTGCGCTCATTCGTCGCGCAGGCATCGCGCCGGCTCTGCGGCATCAGCGAAAGCATCGCCGTGCTCGTAATGGCGCGCGTCGTCTGCGTGCCGCATTCGGGACACAGATGCGGCGCATCCCGATCCGCGATGCTGCGCATCACGTCGAAGCTGCCGCAAAATTCACATTCGTATTGATAGATCGGCATGAGTCCCCCGCTCAGTGCAAGAAGGCGCGATGCGTGCCTCGCATCGCGCCGTTCGATCGCCTCGACGTCAGGCCTTGTCCTGCGACAGCGGAATATCCACGCCGCCCTTCACAGCCTTCACCGGGCCATCGGCGTTGGGGCGAATGTCGAAGTCGAAGATCTGCGTGGGCAGCCACAAGGTCGCGCACGCATTCGGAATATCCACCACGCCGCTGATATGCCCTTGCACCGGCGCGGTCCCGAGAATCGAATACGCCTGTGCGCGCGTGTAACCGAACTTCGTCAGATATTCGATTGCGTTCAGACACGCCTGCCGATACGCGATATGCACGTCGAGATAATGCTGCTTGCCCGCTTCATCGACGGAAATGCCTTCGAAGATCAGATAGTCGTCGTAACGCGGCGTGATCGGGCTCGGCCTGAAGATCGGGTTCTTGATGCCGTACTTCGCCATGCCGTCCTTGATCACGCTCACGCGCATATGCACCCAGCCCGCCATTTCGATCGCGCCGCAGAACGTGATTTCGCCATCGCCCTGGCTGAAATGCAGATCGCCGACAGACAGCCCCGCGCCATCCACGTACACCGGGAAGAAGATCTTCGACCCGCGCGACAGATCCTTGATGTCACAATTGCCGCCATGCTCGCGCGGCGGCACCGTGCGCGCGCCTTCGGCCGCGGCTTTTTCGCGCTCGTTGCCCGTCATCTTGCCCATGTGCGCGGTCGCGGCGAACGGCGGATTCGCGAGCGGCGGCACGCGGTCGGGCTGCGTCTTGATGAAATCGACCTCGCGCTGATTCCAGGTCGCGAGCAGCTTCGGATCGGGCAGACAGCCGATCAAACCCGGATGAATCAGGCCGGCGAACGAGACTTGCGGCACATGGCGCGACGTCGTGTAGAGCCCGTGGAAATCCCAGATGGACTTCTGCGCGAGCGGGAAGTGATCGGTCAGGAAGCCGCCGCCGTTCTTCTTCGAGAAGAAGCCGTTGAAGCCCCACTGGCTATCGGCCTTCGTGCCGATATCGAGCAGATCCACGACGAGCAGATCGCCCGGCGCCGCGCCGTGCACGCCGACCGGCCCGGATAGAAAGTGGACGATCGACAGATCGATGTCGCGCACATCGTCCGCGGAATCGTTGTTCTTGATGAAGCCGCCGGTCCAGTCGTAGGTCTCCAGGATGAACTCTTCGCCGGGCTTGACCCATGCGGCCATCGGAATGTCGGGATGCCAGCGGTTGTGCACCTGCTCGTTATCGAATGCGGACTGATTCAGGTCGACCTTGATTAGCGTTTCAGCCATGACGAATGTCTCCTTGTCGGATCAGGCCGGCTCGCATGCCGGCATAGGGACAGCACTTCGGTTGCAGCGTGATCAGCTCAGCGTGCCGTTGAGCAAGAGGTAGCCCGGCAGCCAGCCGGTGAGAATGCCCGCGATCACCGTGACCGCGCCCGTCAGCTTCACGATGGGACGTTGCAGCGCGAGCAGTACGAAGAACAGCAGCCACAGGAACGCCCAGCCGAACCAGCAGAGCGCGAACCACACGGACCAAGCCGAACTCGCGTGCATGATCGAATCGATGCCGACGGGAATGATCGTGATCGCGACGAACAGGCTGAACCAGCCGAGCCCGCGGCCATCGGCGCCGTTATAGCGATTGATCGCCACCCAGAAGTACGTGAACGTGAAGAGCAAGGTGAGCGCGGCGGCCTTGATCGATGCCGCGTCCGCGCCCGCGCCGAACGCGAGTTTCAGCGACGCGAGCAGGGTGATGCCGCCCGCGAAAACGTTGATGACCCAGATCTCGCGGTCGCCGATTTTTCCCAGCAACCAGAGCCCATTGAGAAACAGTACGGCGCCGACATAGAGCAAACACAAACCCAGCATGGTGATCTCCTCATCGCGCACGGGAGCGGCGCAAGGTGTTTGGCAGCGCGGCTTGGGACACGACTCATGATAGGGATGCGCTTCGCAGCGCGAATCCCCCAGCGCGAGGAATCTGTTTCGCCCGGATGGGGCATGCGGCCTCACCCAGTTGGGTGAGGTTTCAGATCAGAGGGATATGCAGATGCGGCCGTGCAGATGGACGAGTTCCATCTGGCTGTGCGTGTCGGTCTTCTGGAAGATCTGCTTGAGATGGCTGCGCGCCGTGTTTTCGGATACGTGCAATTCACGCGCCGCGCTTGCGATGGAATGTCCCGTG is a window encoding:
- a CDS encoding AmiS/UreI family transporter, whose product is MLGLCLLYVGAVLFLNGLWLLGKIGDREIWVINVFAGGITLLASLKLAFGAGADAASIKAAALTLLFTFTYFWVAINRYNGADGRGLGWFSLFVAITIIPVGIDSIMHASSAWSVWFALCWFGWAFLWLLFFVLLALQRPIVKLTGAVTVIAGILTGWLPGYLLLNGTLS
- a CDS encoding HEAT repeat domain-containing protein; the protein is MTHTNPLFDPVTDDALAARFTDADAAVRRLAVIEAADLEEEAWLPAIADALRHDADAAVRRTAAQRLGAWDTDEAVDALCAALADSDTGTREAAADSLSALKDPVAGERLLPHLASASADAFTRAALLRALRELRLPKAAQPALAALSDAAALVRREAVGVLGWLRHASALPQLTQLARADTSVDVRHAAVGALGFATDDSVLDTLKHALSDDEWRVREEAAATLGKLRLVAARDALERALADDYWQVTLQAARALGRLRDVASTHAVAELLTFPISNVRKEAALALGELGNRDALDVLEAALGDGDPEVRKAARIAIAQIGERHGSRGD
- the fmdA gene encoding formamidase; this translates as MAETLIKVDLNQSAFDNEQVHNRWHPDIPMAAWVKPGEEFILETYDWTGGFIKNNDSADDVRDIDLSIVHFLSGPVGVHGAAPGDLLVVDLLDIGTKADSQWGFNGFFSKKNGGGFLTDHFPLAQKSIWDFHGLYTTSRHVPQVSFAGLIHPGLIGCLPDPKLLATWNQREVDFIKTQPDRVPPLANPPFAATAHMGKMTGNEREKAAAEGARTVPPREHGGNCDIKDLSRGSKIFFPVYVDGAGLSVGDLHFSQGDGEITFCGAIEMAGWVHMRVSVIKDGMAKYGIKNPIFRPSPITPRYDDYLIFEGISVDEAGKQHYLDVHIAYRQACLNAIEYLTKFGYTRAQAYSILGTAPVQGHISGVVDIPNACATLWLPTQIFDFDIRPNADGPVKAVKGGVDIPLSQDKA
- a CDS encoding ABC transporter permease → MATLAYSTPSLLRSRGARAGVQWASLALCLVLWHLATTQRWNLGIVTFENVPTPADTLAAIVELAHSPKLLSDLASSVRRIAAGYFAAAVGGVVLGLAIGRSQWARLALLTPLEVLRPIPAVAWIPLAILMFPSSEMSMIYITFTGAFFPILLGTIHGVEGVEPRLVSSARSLGASQRVILREVILPGAAPAIVTGLAIGMGTSWFCLVTAEMISGQFGIGYYTWQSYTVQRYPDVVVGMLLIGLLGMGSSALVRIAGNRLTPWLATGSRR
- a CDS encoding ABC transporter ATP-binding protein; translated protein: MSAGRIQLEALAITLGEGENAFTAVRDVSAVIEAGEFVCILGPSGCGKSTLLAALAGHVGAHAGRATLDGKPIDGPHPERGMVFQQHTLLPWRKTLDNVAFGLKMRGVGKRERHRRAQALLDRVGLGAFADRYPAQLSGGMQQRAEIARAMLNEPRVLLMDEPFGALDAQTRALMQSLLLDVWSERRPTVVFVTHDIDEALFLADRILVMSHSPGTMLEELRVPFARPRERDLVTEPAFVALKRRCLALLRHPHAGAPVTSSDAPARIDISHSVFS
- a CDS encoding zinc ribbon domain-containing protein — encoded protein: MPIYQYECEFCGSFDVMRSIADRDAPHLCPECGTQTTRAITSTAMLSLMPQSRRDACATNERSAHAPTSSKSLGYRHGPSCACCKPKVGSSGDAARSAMKSPAGRPWMISH